One window from the genome of Moraxella nasibovis encodes:
- the ppx gene encoding exopolyphosphatase, producing MKPVMIDTTARHEQIAKSITEAGALVGRDELIGSIDLGSNSFHLAIARLDHGEIRKVASISEKVQLAAGLDENNVLSEEAMQRGLDCLHRFAQHVTEVNPSLLRVVATNALRKAVNAQEFIKRANQLLPKPIEIIAGREEARLIYLGVSHSNASTDKRLVIDIGGGSTEFIIGQGFEPIEMESLQMGCVSFTKKFFADGKITESAFDSAMKATKTELLSIEKRYKKVGWDNAIASSGTAKAALLVLRELGLADERITIEGMERLKRHLIKLGRIDKIDFEGVKAHRQSVFPAGVAELYAIMQTLGVSELGYSDGALREGVMYDMLGRSGDEDVRDRSIAAMAERYSVNIKQAARVMNTCARLFDAVKDKLGFDDEDRDLLRRAANLHEIGLAIGHSNYQKHSAYLLEFSDIAGFSQVGQAMMAQIALHHRRKLKTDAKDVVENLGGRKLVYLCLLLRLAVQANQSRTTKAAPISLNIITKDLWQVVVGEGLHEELIYSQLGADVAQFAKWGITLEVV from the coding sequence ATGAAACCTGTCATGATAGACACCACCGCCCGCCATGAACAAATCGCCAAATCCATCACCGAAGCAGGGGCTTTGGTGGGGCGAGATGAGCTGATCGGCTCGATTGATTTGGGCTCGAACAGCTTTCATTTGGCGATTGCTAGGCTTGATCATGGCGAGATTCGTAAAGTCGCCTCTATCTCTGAAAAGGTGCAGCTTGCCGCAGGTCTTGATGAAAATAATGTACTGTCTGAGGAGGCAATGCAGCGTGGGCTGGACTGTCTGCACCGCTTTGCTCAGCATGTGACGGAGGTCAATCCAAGCCTACTGCGTGTGGTAGCGACCAACGCCCTTCGTAAGGCGGTCAATGCCCAAGAGTTCATCAAGCGTGCCAATCAGCTACTGCCCAAGCCCATTGAAATCATCGCAGGGCGTGAAGAGGCTCGTCTCATCTATCTGGGCGTGTCGCACTCAAACGCCAGTACCGACAAGCGACTGGTCATTGACATCGGCGGCGGCTCTACCGAATTTATCATCGGGCAGGGCTTTGAGCCGATTGAGATGGAAAGTTTGCAGATGGGCTGTGTGTCTTTTACCAAGAAGTTTTTCGCTGATGGCAAAATCACCGAATCGGCGTTTGACAGTGCCATGAAAGCCACCAAAACCGAGCTACTCTCCATTGAAAAACGCTACAAAAAAGTCGGCTGGGACAACGCCATCGCATCGAGCGGTACGGCAAAGGCGGCGCTTTTGGTGCTTCGAGAGCTTGGCTTGGCAGATGAGCGCATCACCATCGAGGGCATGGAGAGATTAAAGCGCCATTTGATTAAACTTGGGCGCATTGATAAGATTGATTTTGAGGGTGTAAAAGCTCATCGTCAGTCGGTGTTTCCAGCGGGAGTGGCAGAATTGTACGCCATCATGCAGACGCTGGGCGTGAGCGAGCTGGGCTACTCTGACGGGGCGCTGCGTGAAGGCGTGATGTATGACATGCTTGGGCGTTCTGGCGATGAAGATGTCAGAGACCGTAGCATTGCGGCGATGGCGGAGCGTTATTCGGTCAATATCAAGCAGGCAGCCCGAGTGATGAATACTTGTGCCAGATTGTTCGATGCGGTGAAAGATAAGCTCGGCTTTGATGATGAAGATCGTGATTTGCTCCGCCGAGCGGCAAATTTGCACGAAATTGGCTTGGCGATTGGGCATAGTAATTATCAAAAGCACAGTGCGTATTTGCTAGAATTTTCTGATATTGCTGGCTTTTCGCAAGTAGGTCAGGCGATGATGGCGCAGATTGCCCTGCATCACAGACGAAAACTCAAAACAGACGCAAAAGATGTGGTGGAAAACTTGGGCGGTCGTAAGCTGGTGTATTTGTGCCTATTGCTGCGTCTGGCGGTGCAGGCAAATCAAAGCCGCACCACCAAAGCCGCCCCCATTTCACTAAACATCATCACAAAAGATCTCTGGCAAGTCGTGGTGGGCGAGGGTTTGCACGAAGAGCTGATTTATTCACAGCTTGGGGCGGATGTGGCTCAGTTTGCCAAGTGGGGCATCACGCTTGAAGTGGTGTGA
- the tilS gene encoding tRNA lysidine(34) synthetase TilS — protein MLTQLSTVFQAHHNKLSESRLFLACSGGRDSLALAWACKCLYEQGDLPVLPILLHVHHGWQAVNDEWADLVATWAKTHGFGCHILPVKLAKNSETIARDARYTALASVMQSGDVLLLAHHADDQAETLLMRLINGAGVAGLSAMKSWQWRRILDKDIQLFRPMLGMARTQISQFASQHALPYVDDVTNTSNAHVRGKLRNHVLPVFGQINPQAVQNIARSSQLLYEAGQIVSLLIDEKLAYCQDEWSQAPFCQVLSVASVQSLPSVVQSSLIHAWLSLDEPLPPNQRLVQEVLTLIHRTDADHQTRLFWQGVHGYVICRYGGRVYRYRMDAWACLMADNTVDNAAGIADMPIDHMMTPSNDGVVRLRRTQNVAIIWQVLPEFLGRQIHIMPITRQMRVPFAMGGMTKHLHGKKLVQSLGVPVWLRDHLWQVVVDGVPVLILTVGRAWRLDRLDKKGSAMGAKFCVLGVDGVK, from the coding sequence ATGCTTACTCAATTATCAACGGTTTTTCAAGCCCATCACAACAAGCTGTCTGAGAGTCGGCTGTTTTTGGCGTGCAGTGGCGGACGAGATTCGCTGGCGTTGGCGTGGGCGTGTAAGTGCCTGTACGAGCAGGGCGATTTGCCAGTGTTGCCGATTTTACTCCATGTTCATCATGGTTGGCAGGCGGTCAATGATGAGTGGGCGGATTTGGTGGCAACTTGGGCAAAAACGCACGGCTTTGGCTGTCACATTTTACCCGTCAAATTGGCTAAAAACAGCGAAACCATCGCCAGAGACGCACGCTACACGGCATTGGCAAGCGTCATGCAGTCAGGCGATGTGCTACTACTGGCTCATCATGCAGACGACCAAGCCGAGACCTTGCTCATGCGTCTGATCAATGGGGCAGGCGTGGCAGGGCTGTCGGCGATGAAATCATGGCAGTGGCGGCGGATTTTGGATAAAGACATACAGCTGTTTCGTCCCATGCTTGGTATGGCTCGTACGCAGATCAGCCAATTTGCCAGCCAGCACGCCCTGCCTTATGTGGATGATGTTACCAATACCAGCAATGCTCATGTGCGTGGCAAACTTCGCAATCATGTATTGCCAGTGTTTGGGCAAATCAATCCACAAGCGGTGCAAAACATCGCTCGTAGCAGTCAGCTACTTTACGAAGCTGGTCAAATTGTATCATTGCTGATTGATGAAAAATTGGCATATTGCCAAGATGAGTGGTCGCAAGCACCGTTTTGTCAGGTGTTGTCGGTGGCAAGCGTGCAGTCTTTGCCGTCTGTGGTGCAGTCATCGCTCATTCATGCGTGGCTGTCGCTAGATGAACCACTACCGCCCAATCAAAGACTTGTCCAAGAAGTGCTGACGCTCATTCATCGCACAGATGCAGACCATCAGACTCGGCTATTTTGGCAGGGCGTGCACGGCTATGTGATTTGTCGCTATGGTGGGCGAGTGTATCGCTATCGTATGGACGCTTGGGCGTGCTTAATGGCGGATAATACAGTGGATAATGCGGCAGGTATCGCAGATATGCCAATAGACCACATGATGACACCGTCTAATGATGGCGTGGTGCGATTAAGACGCACCCAAAATGTTGCGATCATTTGGCAGGTTTTGCCAGAGTTTTTGGGCAGGCAAATACACATCATGCCAATCACTCGTCAGATGCGAGTGCCATTTGCCATGGGCGGTATGACCAAGCATCTGCACGGCAAAAAACTGGTGCAAAGCCTTGGCGTACCTGTATGGCTAAGAGATCATCTGTGGCAGGTTGTGGTTGATGGCGTGCCTGTGCTGATTTTGACGGTGGGGCGTGCGTGGCGATTGGATCGGCTGGACAAAAAAGGCAGTGCGATGGGTGCGAAGTTTTGCGTGCTGGGCGTAGATGGTGTAAAATGA
- a CDS encoding RluA family pseudouridine synthase, giving the protein MKKPSNSPKKSQNFRQNSATKPKSAHKAQSADDIISDFSRVNFLTVTANQDDQRIDNFLLARLKGLPRSHLYKLIRDDEIRVNKKRVKPHDRVYVGDVVRVAPVRLSVKDEPVVSERLAQGLLGRIVFENEGLIVLNKPHGMAVHGGSGESFGVIEAMRVATGKKYLELVHRIDKDTSGLLLIAKKRSVLKALQDQFREKTIKKSYLCLVAGHVKADKQTIDKPLLKYTLASGERRVKVHLEGKPSQTHIEVLARFEMNGEAVSLVRASPLTGRTHQIRVHMASIGHALLGDDKYLTTSAPAVPRLCLHAWQLTMMGDDEKTPNQFSADVPSDMANLFPKECEFLIACKKS; this is encoded by the coding sequence ATGAAAAAACCGTCAAATTCTCCCAAAAAATCGCAAAATTTTCGCCAAAATTCTGCCACCAAACCAAAATCTGCCCACAAAGCGCAAAGTGCCGATGACATCATCAGTGATTTTAGTCGGGTGAATTTTTTGACGGTGACGGCAAACCAAGACGATCAAAGGATTGATAATTTTCTGCTGGCGCGTCTAAAAGGACTGCCCCGTTCGCACCTGTACAAGCTGATTCGTGATGATGAGATTCGTGTGAATAAAAAGCGAGTCAAACCGCACGACCGTGTCTATGTTGGTGATGTGGTGCGTGTCGCCCCTGTGCGTTTGTCAGTAAAAGATGAACCTGTGGTGTCAGAGCGTTTGGCTCAGGGGTTGCTGGGTAGAATTGTCTTTGAAAATGAAGGCTTGATTGTGCTAAATAAGCCACACGGTATGGCGGTGCATGGCGGCTCTGGCGAGAGTTTTGGCGTGATTGAGGCGATGCGAGTGGCGACGGGCAAAAAGTATTTGGAGCTTGTTCATCGCATTGACAAAGACACCTCAGGACTGCTGCTTATCGCCAAAAAACGCAGTGTTTTAAAGGCATTGCAAGACCAATTTCGTGAAAAAACCATCAAAAAAAGCTATCTATGTCTGGTGGCAGGTCATGTCAAGGCGGATAAGCAGACCATTGATAAACCGCTACTAAAATACACCCTAGCCAGTGGCGAGCGCCGTGTCAAGGTGCATTTGGAGGGAAAGCCCAGCCAAACACACATTGAGGTGCTGGCTCGTTTTGAGATGAATGGTGAGGCGGTCAGTCTGGTGCGTGCTTCGCCTTTGACAGGGCGGACACACCAGATTCGTGTGCATATGGCAAGCATTGGTCATGCCTTGCTTGGCGATGACAAATACCTGACGACATCCGCCCCTGCTGTGCCAAGACTGTGCCTACACGCATGGCAGTTGACAATGATGGGTGATGATGAAAAAACACCAAACCAATTTTCTGCCGATGTGCCGTCTGACATGGCAAATCTATTTCCCAAAGAGTGCGAATTTTTGATTGCATGCAAAAAATCGTGA
- a CDS encoding Rne/Rng family ribonuclease codes for MKRILINATHNEEIRVALCKDNHLYDFDLENRTREQKKANIYKGHITRVEPSLEAAFVEYGSARQGFLPLREIAPEYLHGNAREDSIRQLLKEGDEVIVQVEKEERGNKGAALSTYISLAGRYLVLMPNNAKAGGISRQISGKVREEMKQIIASLSIPKGMSVIVRTAGLGKGFDDLQNDLNHLLDIWTSIQDQNKKRPSPCLVHQEAGVVTRAVRDYLRDDISEVWIDSEHAYNEAANFIAAVMPTQLDKLRKYTEYEPMFARFGIERQIETAYQREVRLPSGGSIVIDQTEAMVAIDINSSKSTKGSDVAETAYHTNLEAADEIARQLRLRDMGGLIVIDFIDMNDPRHQKDVEKRLIDATRHDRARVQFAEISKFGLMEMSRQRLRPSLEESTGYICPRCHGNGMIRDLRSLALSIMRQIEQIALKERMGEIQAEVPTEIAAFLLNEKRESLVYLEQDSGTRITILPHAHLESPNFSLHFNPDGFAPSSYERIVNAEEEEMGDRGYDVNWHTENEQPESINKDAPNRWQKANSAEQKHEKAQDKPVNTAKAEPQVAAWLSNLFAPKPQAKLAGALDNSSAAAAIESIVNAGGVSLGASGVANLVQNTETKTDNKKAKEERPAAKPERESRDEHQERRHKNKKAKKESVEEVKEKTDKKAKKEEPTHQKREAGSQRAPRGEVVRGAPLTNDHAKADKKPDETTHKKADKERARPSNPNEVVVSVTPIAKEEVTSQTVHISLDGSKTAKPDNADTKVDDHVNNVDADSINIDGADVDGVDVNETNKTATKGKSDDANASNKPSNDKAADASDAQNAKPQSETEEPSLAAQSDAPSAPAILHEATDDQNDITDAPQEQTAAQADESADIAKTDEAANDASDINVPLSSLLSPTIAPSAQIIELARQENRAVNDPRVVMQAQSTQPVIRGTAREFIELMLGDTQRGDFIQDFINACAKNQAPSANLDFANYGHAPLSDAYLRVFDRHTSVTARISAPQGKTAAPALRTTERAINDPRGPRSDLPTDEQNAQAGKAESVAEQALAAQTADHTADASAATDVATNADTKDVAVPTETLTTQNTKEPQSTSADSDSSETLIEQIKDGLESAIDAISDTVNELFGDDDSADVIDTDEPAKSEHKTAKASSDKKTAKRTNSYKDMIENVAGQLLPQVGILNLAQPKPAKTRIKKTAGKSDNKPKSEVRKAGAKVVKNKTEKADKALDDSATE; via the coding sequence ATGAAACGCATTTTAATCAACGCCACGCACAACGAAGAAATTCGTGTCGCACTGTGCAAAGACAATCATCTGTATGATTTTGACCTAGAAAATCGTACTCGTGAGCAAAAAAAAGCCAACATCTACAAAGGTCACATCACCCGAGTTGAGCCGTCATTGGAAGCAGCATTTGTAGAATATGGCTCTGCTCGCCAAGGCTTTCTACCCCTGCGAGAAATCGCCCCAGAATACCTACACGGCAACGCCCGTGAAGACAGCATTCGCCAGCTTTTAAAAGAAGGCGATGAAGTCATCGTCCAAGTAGAAAAAGAAGAACGGGGCAACAAAGGCGCCGCCCTTTCTACCTACATCTCGCTGGCAGGTCGCTATCTGGTACTGATGCCAAACAACGCTAAGGCAGGCGGTATCAGCCGTCAAATCTCAGGCAAAGTCCGTGAAGAGATGAAACAAATCATCGCAAGCCTATCCATCCCAAAAGGCATGAGCGTCATCGTGCGCACCGCAGGGCTTGGCAAGGGCTTTGACGACCTACAAAACGACCTAAATCATCTGCTAGACATCTGGACATCCATCCAAGACCAAAACAAAAAACGCCCAAGCCCATGCCTGGTTCATCAAGAAGCAGGTGTGGTGACTCGTGCGGTGCGTGATTATCTGCGTGATGACATCAGCGAGGTCTGGATTGACTCAGAACACGCCTACAACGAAGCGGCAAACTTCATCGCTGCCGTCATGCCAACTCAGCTTGATAAACTGCGTAAATACACCGAATACGAGCCAATGTTCGCTCGCTTTGGCATTGAACGCCAAATTGAGACCGCCTATCAGCGTGAAGTGCGTCTGCCATCAGGTGGCTCTATCGTCATTGACCAGACCGAAGCGATGGTCGCCATTGACATCAACTCATCAAAATCCACCAAAGGCTCAGATGTCGCTGAGACCGCTTATCACACCAACCTAGAAGCCGCTGACGAAATCGCTCGCCAGCTACGCCTAAGAGACATGGGCGGTCTGATTGTCATTGACTTCATTGACATGAACGACCCACGCCACCAAAAAGATGTAGAAAAACGCTTGATTGACGCCACTCGCCACGACCGAGCCCGCGTGCAGTTTGCCGAGATTTCTAAATTCGGCTTGATGGAGATGAGCCGTCAGCGTCTGCGTCCAAGTCTTGAAGAATCCACAGGCTACATCTGCCCACGCTGTCATGGCAACGGCATGATTCGTGATTTGCGTTCGCTTGCCCTGTCTATCATGCGCCAAATTGAACAAATCGCCCTAAAAGAACGCATGGGCGAGATTCAAGCAGAAGTACCGACCGAAATCGCGGCGTTCCTTTTGAACGAAAAACGAGAAAGTCTGGTTTATTTAGAGCAAGACTCTGGCACTCGCATTACCATCTTGCCGCACGCTCATTTAGAATCTCCGAATTTTAGCTTGCATTTCAACCCAGATGGCTTTGCGCCGTCCAGCTACGAACGCATTGTCAATGCCGAAGAAGAGGAAATGGGCGATCGTGGCTATGATGTGAATTGGCACACCGAAAACGAGCAGCCTGAGAGCATCAACAAAGATGCGCCAAACCGCTGGCAAAAAGCCAATTCAGCCGAGCAAAAGCATGAAAAAGCGCAAGACAAGCCAGTGAATACCGCCAAAGCTGAGCCACAAGTTGCCGCTTGGCTGTCCAACCTATTTGCCCCAAAACCACAGGCAAAATTGGCAGGCGCTTTGGACAATTCAAGTGCCGCCGCCGCCATTGAATCCATTGTCAATGCAGGTGGCGTAAGTCTTGGTGCAAGTGGCGTGGCAAACTTGGTTCAAAACACCGAAACCAAAACCGACAACAAAAAAGCCAAAGAAGAACGCCCAGCCGCCAAGCCTGAGCGTGAATCTCGTGACGAACATCAAGAACGCCGTCACAAAAACAAAAAGGCGAAAAAAGAATCCGTTGAAGAAGTGAAAGAAAAAACGGACAAAAAAGCCAAAAAAGAAGAACCAACCCACCAAAAACGAGAAGCAGGCTCACAGCGAGCGCCTCGTGGTGAAGTCGTGCGTGGTGCGCCATTGACCAATGATCACGCCAAAGCCGACAAAAAGCCAGACGAGACGACGCACAAAAAAGCCGACAAAGAGCGTGCTCGTCCAAGCAATCCAAATGAAGTCGTCGTCAGCGTCACGCCAATCGCCAAAGAAGAAGTGACCAGCCAGACGGTGCACATTTCGCTAGACGGCAGCAAGACCGCCAAGCCTGACAATGCCGATACAAAAGTCGATGACCATGTCAATAATGTCGATGCCGATAGTATCAATATTGATGGTGCCGATGTTGATGGTGTCGATGTCAATGAAACCAACAAGACGGCAACGAAAGGCAAGTCAGACGACGCCAACGCCAGCAACAAACCTAGCAATGACAAAGCAGCTGATGCGTCAGACGCACAAAATGCCAAGCCTCAGAGCGAGACTGAAGAGCCATCGTTAGCCGCCCAAAGTGACGCTCCAAGTGCGCCTGCCATCTTGCATGAAGCCACTGACGACCAAAACGACATCACCGATGCGCCACAAGAGCAGACAGCAGCGCAGGCTGATGAGTCAGCAGACATCGCTAAGACCGATGAGGCGGCAAACGACGCCAGCGACATCAATGTGCCATTGTCTAGCCTACTAAGCCCAACGATTGCGCCAAGCGCTCAAATCATTGAGCTTGCCCGCCAAGAAAATCGAGCGGTGAACGACCCTCGTGTCGTCATGCAGGCGCAAAGCACGCAGCCTGTCATTCGTGGTACGGCTCGTGAGTTCATTGAGCTGATGCTGGGCGATACTCAGCGTGGTGATTTCATTCAGGACTTCATCAATGCCTGCGCCAAAAATCAAGCACCAAGTGCCAACTTGGATTTTGCCAACTACGGTCATGCGCCGCTTAGCGATGCCTATTTAAGAGTGTTTGACAGACACACCAGCGTCACGGCACGCATCAGCGCCCCACAGGGCAAGACGGCCGCCCCTGCTTTGCGCACCACTGAGCGTGCCATCAATGACCCTCGTGGTCCACGCTCTGATCTGCCGACCGATGAGCAAAACGCTCAGGCGGGCAAGGCGGAGTCGGTAGCAGAACAAGCTTTGGCAGCACAGACAGCCGATCACACTGCCGATGCCAGTGCCGCCACCGATGTTGCTACAAATGCTGACACCAAAGATGTCGCCGTGCCAACAGAGACTTTGACGACTCAAAACACAAAAGAGCCTCAAAGTACCAGTGCAGACAGCGACTCGAGCGAGACGCTCATTGAGCAGATCAAAGATGGTCTAGAATCCGCCATCGATGCCATCAGCGACACAGTTAATGAGCTGTTTGGCGATGACGATAGCGCAGATGTCATCGATACCGATGAGCCTGCCAAGAGCGAACATAAGACCGCCAAAGCAAGCAGCGACAAAAAGACCGCTAAGCGCACCAACAGCTACAAAGACATGATTGAAAATGTCGCAGGTCAGCTGTTGCCGCAGGTGGGCATCTTAAATCTGGCTCAGCCAAAACCTGCCAAGACACGCATCAAAAAAACCGCAGGAAAAAGCGATAACAAGCCAAAATCCGAAGTGCGTAAAGCAGGTGCAAAAGTGGTAAAAAACAAAACCGAAAAAGCAGACAAGGCTTTGGACGATTCAGCCACTGAATAA
- a CDS encoding acetyl-CoA carboxylase carboxyltransferase subunit alpha: MSTVWESVQLARHAKRPLFLDYVSALFTEFDELHGDRAFADDRAIIGGLARFNGEPVLVVGQHRGRSTRERIAHNFGMANPEGYRKIIRLVQLAERFGLPVFTFIDTQGAYPGVGAEERGQAEAIAKSIAVFSSLKTPVIATVIGEGGSGGALAIGVADKVNMLENSIYSVISPEGCASILWKTAEKAPDASEALKLNANNLHQLGLIDEVIAEGVGAHEAPEAVMSALKELLTRQLAELTQLSIDELLEQRYQRLMAFNSTVSL, translated from the coding sequence ATGAGTACAGTTTGGGAAAGTGTTCAGCTTGCTCGCCACGCCAAGCGTCCGCTGTTTTTGGATTATGTGTCGGCATTATTTACAGAATTTGATGAATTGCATGGCGATAGAGCGTTCGCTGATGACAGAGCGATCATCGGTGGCTTGGCGCGCTTTAATGGCGAGCCTGTGCTGGTGGTCGGTCAGCATCGTGGGCGTTCTACTCGTGAGCGTATCGCCCACAATTTTGGCATGGCAAATCCAGAAGGCTACCGCAAAATCATTCGTCTGGTGCAGCTTGCAGAACGCTTTGGCTTGCCTGTATTTACCTTCATTGACACGCAAGGGGCATATCCAGGGGTGGGGGCTGAAGAGCGTGGGCAGGCGGAAGCCATCGCCAAATCCATTGCGGTATTTAGTAGCCTAAAAACGCCCGTCATCGCCACCGTCATCGGCGAAGGTGGCTCAGGTGGGGCGTTGGCGATTGGTGTGGCGGACAAGGTTAATATGCTAGAAAACAGCATTTATTCGGTCATCTCGCCTGAGGGCTGCGCATCTATTCTTTGGAAAACTGCTGAAAAAGCCCCTGATGCGTCCGAAGCCTTAAAGCTAAACGCCAATAATTTGCATCAGCTTGGCTTGATTGATGAAGTCATTGCCGAAGGCGTGGGGGCTCATGAAGCACCTGAGGCGGTGATGAGTGCCTTAAAAGAGCTATTGACTCGTCAGCTGGCTGAATTGACACAGCTTTCTATTGATGAGCTGTTAGAGCAGCGTTATCAAAGACTGATGGCGTTTAATTCTACCGTGTCGCTGTAA
- the proC gene encoding pyrroline-5-carboxylate reductase produces MNSLTHKKIAFIGGGNMANAIIDGLLKVKKEQGLAFDVLVSDDNESKRASFIAKGVQAVAPDDAYLIIRDADVVVLAVKPQVMSEVCQEIRSYLSGQLVLSVAAGLSVATLTKMLGGYDKIVRSMPNLPSSIGLGATGLFASQVSDDDKAVASDIMRASGLVAWLDDEEQMHAVTAVAGSAPAYFFYVLENMIEQAVAMGLPPEQAKSLAIQSLIGAGELAKTADPAVLRTQVTSKGGTTAAALSVFAEQGMGQILQDGMKACAHRSRELGELLGQDAS; encoded by the coding sequence ATGAATAGCTTAACCCACAAAAAAATCGCTTTTATCGGTGGTGGCAACATGGCAAATGCCATCATTGACGGTCTATTAAAAGTCAAAAAAGAGCAAGGACTTGCCTTTGATGTTTTGGTGTCGGATGACAACGAGTCTAAGCGTGCCAGTTTTATTGCCAAAGGCGTGCAGGCGGTCGCACCAGATGACGCTTATTTGATTATCCGTGATGCCGATGTGGTGGTGCTGGCGGTCAAGCCACAGGTGATGAGTGAAGTTTGTCAAGAGATAAGGTCTTATTTGTCTGGTCAGCTGGTGCTGTCGGTGGCGGCAGGATTGTCGGTGGCGACATTAACCAAAATGCTCGGGGGCTATGATAAAATTGTCCGCAGTATGCCAAATTTGCCGTCAAGCATTGGGCTTGGGGCGACAGGGTTGTTTGCTAGCCAAGTCAGCGATGATGATAAGGCGGTGGCAAGCGACATCATGCGTGCGTCAGGCTTGGTGGCGTGGCTGGATGATGAAGAGCAAATGCACGCCGTAACAGCGGTGGCAGGCTCTGCCCCTGCGTATTTTTTCTATGTGCTAGAAAATATGATTGAGCAGGCGGTGGCGATGGGGCTGCCCCCAGAGCAGGCGAAATCCTTGGCAATCCAAAGCCTTATTGGTGCAGGCGAGCTTGCCAAAACTGCCGATCCTGCCGTGCTACGAACGCAGGTAACTTCCAAAGGTGGCACGACTGCGGCGGCGTTGTCAGTATTTGCCGAGCAGGGCATGGGGCAGATTTTGCAAGACGGCATGAAAGCCTGCGCTCATCGCAGCCGAGAGCTTGGCGAGCTGCTTGGGCAAGATGCGTCTTGA